One Etheostoma cragini isolate CJK2018 chromosome 6, CSU_Ecrag_1.0, whole genome shotgun sequence DNA window includes the following coding sequences:
- the mcl1b gene encoding induced myeloid leukemia cell differentiation protein Mcl-1b: MNIIPTKRTALNLTTGVMSCLIHPQNGVVEGPIHYGSGNSSPQIAVGSSKEIQNGNVGSNDTPKRPKNLVVNGYGTKTLREDSDDLDGGSLPCTPDPDGEMVSSCPAGDAVLENDTRQLIGRFLRDFTGLSKPQWKESRALTTMKRVVEDVLDKHRYAYNGMVNKLSLDERRDDASFVSAVATSLFADGTTNWGRIACLVAFGAVVSQYLKERGRDNCVELVGQEISTYLLADQRDWLVKNNAWDGFVEFFRVADPESTVRNTLMAFAGFAGIGATLALLIR, translated from the exons ATGAATATTATTCCGACGAAACGAACCGCGTTAAACTTAACGACCGGAGTCATGAGCTGTCTTATTCATCCTCAAAATGGAGTCGTGGAGGGACCAATCCACTACGGCTCGGGGAATTCATCCCCGCAGATTGCAGTGGGCTCATCTAAAGAAATTCAAAACGGAAATGTGGGGTCAAACGACACCCCGAAACGACCCAAGAACCTGGTAGTAAACGGGTACGGAACAAAAACCCTCCGGGAAGACAGCGACGACCTCGACGGTGGCTCGTTACCGTGTACTCCGGATCCAGACGGGGAAATGGTCTCCAGTTGCCCAGCAGGCGATGCGGTCCTGGAGAACGACACGAGGCAACTCATTGGCCGTTTCCTGAGAGACTTTACTGGACTTTCCAAGCCTCAGTGGAAAGAAAGCAGAGCACTAACAACAATGAAAAGAGTTGTGGAGGACGTTTTGGATAAACACAGATACGCATACAATG GAATGGTCAACAAATTGTCACTGGATGAAAGGAGGGACGATGCCAGTTTTGTCAGTGCAGTAGCCACGAGCCTCTTTGCAGACGGAACCACCAACTGGGGTCGGATCGCCTGCCTAGTGGCCTTCGGGGCAGTGGTGTCACAATACCTGAAGGAGCGAGGCAGGGACAACTGTGTGGAGCTGGTGGGACAGGAGATCTCTACGTATTTGCTAGCCGACCAGCGGGACTGGCTGGTGAAAAACAATGCCTGG GATGGTTTTGTCGAGTTCTTCAGAGTAGCAGACCCAGAGTCCACAGTGAGGAACACGCTCATGGCCTTTGCTGGATTCGCTGGTATCGGGGCGACACTGGCCCTGTTGATCAGGTGA